Part of the Verrucomicrobiota bacterium genome, GTGATCGTAAATGGCGTCGGCGGGAGAGTATTGAGCGGCTAATTGTTGGGCGGAAAAACGCGACCAGTTCTGGCGCTCGTCGAGTTCCGTCTGCCGCGCCAGCAATGAATCCACATAGTAAAACACTCCTGGATCTGGCGTTGTCACAGACTGAAACTACGGGCCGAGGCGACGAATCCGTACGTTCCGGTACGCGACCGATGCGTTATGGTGCTGCAAAACTATCCCGCCGTTCGTTACCTTGCCGTAGAGCGAGTCACCGCTGTATCGTGAAGTTGAAACCATACTCATAAACTCCTGACTGTTCAGATTGTACTCGACGACCCTGTTGCCGTTCAGCCACTGCTCGACATGGTTGGTGAGAATTACTATGCGCACAGTGTTGAATTGACCGGCCGGATTGAGAACCTTGTTTGTCGGAGCGATCACTCCGAAAACAGAACTGGCGGATGTAACTGGGTTGGTTCCGTTGGGATGAGTGGCATCGTCAACAATTTGATTCTCTGGACCACTCTTCTCAGGGCCGTCGGGCGCCTCGCTAACCCGGTAGAAAACGCCACTATTGCCTGCCACTGTTGCATTCCACTCCAACTGCAACTCGAAGTCTGAGTAGGTATTTGTGGTGATGATACTGATCCAGTTGGCACTGTTCGTCGGAACGGTTCGCAATTCGTTGCTGATTACCATCCAGTTGTTGCTGGGGAACGTCGTGCCCCGGTAGGTGCGAAAGGCCGATGTATTCGTCCCGTCGAACAGAACTTCCCATGCCTGCAAGCGATAAAAACTGGCAAGTTCGGTGGCGTCATTCGTGATGACGAAATCCGAGCCAACGGTCACAACCTCATTGGTGACGTTGCTCCACAAAACCGGTGGGGAAAGACTGGCCGTCGATTGAAGGTAAAACTGGTTGGCAGTGTCTTGTGGCCAGCTAATGATCAATTTGTCCTCTGAACGAGTGATCTGGAGAACAGCGTCAACCGCAAGCGTCGGCAGTGCGG contains:
- a CDS encoding DUF1080 domain-containing protein: MKTGGTLRLFTQLPVIALLTSALPTLAVDAVLQITRSEDKLIISWPQDTANQFYLQSTASLSPPVLWSNVTNEVVTVGSDFVITNDATELASFYRLQAWEVLFDGTNTSAFRTYRGTTFPSNNWMVISNELRTVPTNSANWISIITTNTYSDFELQLEWNATVAGNSGVFYRVSEAPDGPEKSGPENQIVDDATHPNGTNPVTSASSVFGVIAPTNKVLNPAGQFNTVRIVILTNHVEQWLNGNRVVEYNLNSQEFMSMVSTSRYSGDSLYGKVTNGGIVLQHHNASVAYRNVRIRRLGP